From a region of the Verrucomicrobiales bacterium genome:
- a CDS encoding ABC transporter ATP-binding protein: MKSLFRALSYFKPDHSRVTVVVGLMIASVGLNLLKPWPMALIVDSVLGQKPFPQWLPESWSHWSKPQLLGTLIVIFMSLHLLHAVLSAGQNYLTISVGLRGLQRVRDDVFGWLQRLSMRFHKGTEPGDLIFRAGTDACAFQSLLEQGVFTSLSALFSLLLMSGVMLALNWQLSLFALAAIPLLIFTVRAFSKELKARGVKAQQAESKVYSLIHQGIQALPLTQSYTREQEAEQRFQDQTSRAQRRKLSQHGLEVFYWLAISVLLTSDTALLTWFGARQVLENQLSLGELLVFLAYLGQMFDPLNQLSMVGATLSTASASIKRVFEVLDAPDEVKDAPNARPVRSDRVKRSRARAAREALEVKGNIEFDNVTFGYEPCRNVLNGLSFQLRAGQSTAIIGPSGSGKTTLLNLLPRFIDPATGSVLLEGVDLRQLRVRELRAQIALVLQEPIILPTTVAENISFGKADASMAEIEKAAKSANAHGFICDLKHQYRTTIGEGGDSLSVGERQRINLARAFLKNAPILIMDEPTSALDVESEGQVVESLQALMQGRTTLMVAHRLSTIQCVDNILVLEAGVVSEFGSPEDLIRRGNYFSRVAKGHVSLNGSVR, translated from the coding sequence ATGAAATCCCTATTTCGCGCCCTGAGCTATTTCAAGCCTGATCACTCGAGAGTCACCGTAGTGGTTGGCCTCATGATCGCGAGCGTTGGTCTGAACCTCCTCAAGCCCTGGCCAATGGCTCTGATAGTCGATTCGGTTCTGGGACAGAAGCCTTTCCCCCAGTGGCTGCCGGAGTCCTGGTCCCACTGGTCCAAGCCGCAACTGCTGGGCACTCTCATTGTGATCTTCATGAGTTTGCATCTGTTGCACGCCGTCCTTTCGGCCGGCCAGAATTACCTCACCATTTCGGTCGGACTGCGCGGGCTTCAAAGAGTTCGGGACGATGTTTTCGGGTGGCTGCAAAGACTCTCGATGAGGTTTCACAAGGGGACGGAACCGGGCGATCTCATATTCCGAGCCGGCACTGATGCCTGCGCTTTCCAATCGTTGCTGGAACAGGGTGTGTTTACCTCACTATCAGCCCTCTTCAGTTTGCTTCTGATGTCCGGGGTGATGCTCGCGCTCAACTGGCAGCTGAGCCTGTTCGCTTTGGCCGCGATTCCCCTCCTGATTTTCACGGTGCGAGCGTTTAGCAAGGAACTCAAAGCCCGCGGAGTTAAGGCTCAGCAGGCCGAAAGCAAAGTCTATTCGCTCATTCATCAGGGAATCCAGGCGCTGCCGCTCACGCAAAGCTACACCCGCGAGCAAGAGGCCGAGCAACGATTCCAGGACCAGACGAGCCGGGCACAACGACGCAAACTGTCGCAGCATGGCTTAGAGGTGTTCTATTGGCTGGCCATCTCCGTTCTACTGACGAGCGACACCGCCCTCCTGACGTGGTTTGGCGCTCGGCAGGTCTTGGAGAACCAGCTTAGCTTGGGCGAATTGTTGGTCTTTCTGGCTTACCTGGGCCAAATGTTTGATCCCCTCAATCAGCTCTCCATGGTGGGCGCCACGCTTTCGACCGCCAGCGCGAGCATCAAGCGGGTGTTCGAGGTATTAGACGCCCCGGATGAGGTGAAAGATGCACCGAACGCACGGCCGGTGCGAAGTGATCGGGTTAAGCGCTCTCGAGCACGGGCCGCACGTGAGGCTCTGGAGGTCAAAGGGAACATCGAGTTCGACAACGTGACTTTCGGATACGAACCGTGCCGAAACGTGCTGAACGGACTTTCCTTTCAGCTCCGCGCCGGACAATCGACCGCTATCATTGGTCCCAGCGGATCTGGCAAAACCACGCTGTTAAATCTGTTGCCCCGCTTCATAGATCCCGCCACGGGGAGCGTTCTTCTCGAGGGGGTTGACCTTCGCCAGTTGCGGGTTCGGGAGTTGCGGGCGCAAATCGCTCTGGTCCTGCAAGAGCCCATCATCCTTCCTACCACCGTCGCTGAGAATATTTCGTTTGGAAAAGCGGACGCTTCCATGGCGGAGATCGAGAAGGCCGCGAAGTCTGCCAACGCCCACGGTTTTATCTGTGACTTGAAGCATCAGTATCGGACTACTATTGGCGAGGGGGGCGATTCGTTGAGCGTGGGCGAGCGTCAGCGTATCAACCTTGCCCGGGCTTTTCTGAAAAATGCTCCGATCCTCATCATGGATGAGCCTACCAGCGCTTTGGATGTGGAGAGCGAGGGGCAGGTGGTCGAAAGCCTTCAGGCGTTGATGCAGGGACGAACGACCCTCATGGTTGCCCATCGCCTTTCCACCATACAGTGCGTTGATAATATCCTGGTCCTGGAGGCGGGGGTTGTCAGCGAGTTTGGGTCGCCTGAGGATCTGATCCGAAGAGGAAACTATTTCTCACGGGTTGCCAAAGGGCATGTGTCTTTGAACGGATCGGTTCGATAG
- the mtnA gene encoding S-methyl-5-thioribose-1-phosphate isomerase, protein MNVTVGGKTRLCRTVDFNAARNTVQLIEQRLLPHQFKIIETPDYLATADAIRDMVVRGAGAIGATAAYGLAQGAQAYRGRSLSAFRKHLDRVYRTLADARPTAVDPVNAMHIVREAALQGATVGEQKLHAVLAAEGFAESNLEDCSAIGDFGEPLIREGMNILTHCNAGWLAFVDIGTATAPLYAAHALGKRFHVYCDETRPRCQGAALTAWELAQQGISHQVIADNAAGLLFSRDEIDMVIVGSDRVLGQTGEVANKIGTYTKAVLARRHRVPFYVAIPLSTIDWTLASGAQIPIEERDEREVLGAWGMTDRKKREYVRIANPSSRAFNPGFDITPPELITGIITPMGIFPPRQLWKQRAKLMG, encoded by the coding sequence ATGAATGTGACTGTAGGTGGAAAGACGCGTCTCTGTCGCACGGTGGACTTCAACGCGGCTCGCAACACGGTTCAACTGATCGAGCAACGGCTGCTTCCGCATCAATTCAAGATCATTGAGACGCCGGATTACCTGGCGACAGCCGATGCGATTCGGGACATGGTGGTTCGTGGCGCTGGAGCGATTGGCGCCACGGCTGCCTATGGATTGGCTCAGGGGGCTCAGGCCTATCGCGGGCGAAGTCTGTCCGCGTTTCGCAAGCATCTCGACCGGGTCTACCGCACCCTGGCAGATGCACGGCCCACGGCGGTCGACCCGGTGAATGCCATGCACATTGTCCGCGAGGCGGCCCTTCAAGGCGCCACTGTCGGGGAGCAGAAGCTGCATGCCGTGCTGGCTGCGGAGGGGTTCGCGGAGAGTAATCTGGAGGATTGTTCCGCCATCGGTGATTTTGGGGAGCCGCTGATACGCGAGGGGATGAACATCCTGACCCATTGCAACGCCGGCTGGCTGGCCTTTGTGGATATTGGAACCGCCACCGCACCCCTCTATGCCGCGCACGCGCTGGGGAAACGCTTCCATGTTTATTGCGATGAAACTCGTCCGCGATGCCAAGGCGCAGCCCTCACTGCCTGGGAGTTGGCGCAGCAGGGGATTTCCCATCAGGTGATAGCCGACAATGCCGCCGGACTTCTTTTCTCTCGCGACGAGATCGACATGGTCATCGTGGGTAGTGATCGCGTGCTGGGTCAAACCGGAGAGGTGGCTAACAAGATTGGCACCTACACCAAGGCGGTGCTCGCGCGTCGCCATCGCGTGCCCTTCTACGTCGCCATTCCGCTGTCCACCATCGACTGGACTCTGGCTTCGGGGGCTCAGATTCCCATTGAGGAGCGGGATGAACGGGAAGTGCTCGGCGCTTGGGGCATGACTGATCGGAAGAAGCGCGAGTATGTTCGGATCGCGAATCCGAGCAGCCGGGCGTTTAACCCCGGCTTCGACATCACTCCCCCTGAGTTGATCACCGGCATCATCACGCCCATGGGCATTTTTCCGCCCCGGCAGCTGTGGAAACAGCGCGCCAAACTGATGGGTTGA
- a CDS encoding cysteine hydrolase: protein MEARETVSGITTPRGKKTVTQFAKMWSEHAESSALVLVDVINDFDFPGGNQLLRSAMPMARRLKALKTRARRAGVPIIYANDNFGLWQSSFEVIVDHCLQSKGREIVRALSPDLSDYFILKPKESAFYATNLELLLKDLGVKRLIIGGIAADVCVLFTAMDAYLREYNLCIPSDCIA from the coding sequence ATGGAAGCACGCGAAACCGTAAGCGGGATAACGACGCCCCGTGGAAAGAAAACCGTGACCCAGTTTGCCAAAATGTGGTCGGAACATGCCGAATCGAGCGCCCTTGTCCTCGTCGACGTCATCAATGACTTCGACTTTCCCGGAGGCAATCAGCTCTTGCGCTCTGCAATGCCTATGGCGAGGAGGTTAAAGGCCCTCAAGACTCGAGCGCGAAGAGCCGGGGTGCCGATCATCTATGCGAATGACAATTTTGGTTTATGGCAGTCCAGCTTCGAGGTCATTGTAGATCACTGCCTGCAGTCCAAAGGGCGAGAGATAGTGCGGGCGCTGAGCCCGGACCTTTCCGACTATTTCATACTGAAGCCCAAGGAATCGGCCTTTTATGCCACGAACTTAGAGCTGCTGCTCAAGGACCTGGGCGTGAAACGCCTGATCATTGGAGGCATCGCCGCCGACGTTTGCGTTTTGTTTACCGCCATGGATGCCTACCTCAGGGAATACAATCTCTGCATCCCCTCCGACTGCATCGCTTAG
- a CDS encoding exo-alpha-sialidase, which yields MIISPLRSLCLIGLVVLGGSLSAADRPSQPGLISSEFIYETAPFPSCHASTLVETPERELVASWFGGTHEKHPDVGIWVSRREGQRWTTPVEVANGVQANGTRHPCWNPVLFQPKQGPLLLFYKVGPDPKTWWGMLRTSMDQGRTWSEARRLPEGILGPIKNKPVQLANGDILCPTSIEYDNGPKRVDWRVYFERTTDLGVSWSKVTPPVKADESELNAIQPSILFHEKNTLQALGRTRGGRVFETWSKDGGKSWTALSYGTLPNPNSGTDAVTLKNGSHLIVYNHTPKGRSPLNLAISKDGKNWKPVLVLEDSPGLEFSYPAIIQTADGLVHLSYTWHRERIRHVVVNPAKLVAR from the coding sequence ATGATCATCTCACCACTGCGGAGCCTGTGTTTGATCGGTTTAGTCGTGCTGGGCGGTTCCTTGTCTGCCGCCGATCGTCCGTCCCAACCCGGACTCATTTCGTCCGAATTCATCTACGAAACTGCGCCCTTCCCTTCCTGCCATGCGTCCACGCTGGTGGAGACTCCCGAGCGGGAGCTGGTTGCCTCCTGGTTTGGGGGCACGCATGAGAAGCATCCTGATGTTGGAATCTGGGTTTCGCGCCGCGAGGGTCAACGATGGACAACTCCCGTGGAGGTGGCCAATGGCGTCCAGGCGAACGGCACCCGGCATCCCTGTTGGAATCCGGTGCTCTTTCAACCGAAGCAGGGACCGCTCCTGCTCTTCTACAAGGTCGGCCCTGATCCCAAGACCTGGTGGGGAATGCTGCGAACGAGCATGGATCAAGGACGCACCTGGAGCGAGGCGCGTCGGCTGCCGGAAGGCATTCTCGGTCCGATCAAGAACAAGCCGGTCCAACTGGCCAACGGAGATATCCTTTGCCCCACCAGCATCGAGTATGACAATGGGCCCAAGCGAGTGGATTGGCGCGTGTATTTCGAGCGCACTACCGATCTGGGCGTCTCCTGGAGCAAGGTCACCCCGCCCGTGAAGGCAGACGAATCCGAGTTGAATGCGATCCAGCCAAGCATTCTCTTTCATGAAAAAAACACACTGCAGGCGTTGGGGCGAACCCGCGGCGGGCGTGTGTTCGAGACGTGGTCTAAGGACGGCGGTAAATCATGGACGGCTTTGAGCTACGGAACCCTGCCCAACCCCAATTCAGGAACGGATGCCGTCACGCTCAAAAACGGCAGCCATCTCATTGTCTACAATCACACTCCCAAGGGCCGCTCGCCGCTGAACCTGGCCATCTCCAAGGATGGCAAAAACTGGAAGCCGGTCCTGGTGTTGGAGGATTCGCCAGGCCTGGAATTCAGTTATCCGGCAATCATCCAGACAGCCGATGGCCTGGTGCATTTAAGCTACACCTGGCATCGCGAACGCATCCGCCACGTGGTCGTGAATCCCGCCAAACTCGTGGCGAGATGA
- a CDS encoding DUF3309 domain-containing protein, with the protein MATSTLLLIVLVVLLVGSLPSWPYSRGWGYYPSGGLGLVVLIILLLLLTGRFPS; encoded by the coding sequence ATGGCCACATCTACTCTCTTACTGATCGTTCTGGTGGTTCTTCTGGTCGGCTCTCTGCCCTCGTGGCCTTACAGCCGAGGGTGGGGATATTATCCCAGTGGCGGCTTGGGTCTGGTGGTTTTGATTATCCTCCTCCTCTTACTGACCGGCCGCTTTCCGTCTTAG